In a genomic window of Streptomyces katrae:
- the pyrH gene encoding UMP kinase: MNQGVDPHTASHDKSDHDKKGRRFMLKLSGEAFSGGGGLGVDPDVVHAIAREIAAVVRDGAEIAVVIGGGNFFRGAELQQRGMDRARSDYMGMLGTVMNCLALQDFLEKEGIDSRVQTAITMGQVAEPYIPLRAVRHLEKGRVVIFGAGMGMPYFSTDTTAAQRALEIDAEALLMGKNGVDGVYDSDPKTNPDAVKFDALGYNEVLSRDLKVADATAITLCRDNLLPILVFELLAEGNIARAVKGEKIGTLVSDQGTRA, translated from the coding sequence ATGAATCAGGGCGTGGACCCCCACACCGCATCCCACGACAAGAGCGACCACGACAAGAAGGGTCGCCGCTTCATGCTGAAGCTGTCCGGCGAAGCCTTCTCCGGCGGCGGCGGGCTGGGTGTCGACCCTGACGTCGTGCACGCCATCGCCCGCGAGATCGCGGCCGTGGTCCGAGACGGCGCCGAGATCGCGGTCGTCATCGGCGGCGGCAACTTCTTCCGCGGCGCCGAGCTGCAGCAGCGCGGCATGGACCGGGCGCGGTCCGACTACATGGGCATGCTCGGCACCGTCATGAACTGCCTCGCCCTCCAGGACTTCCTGGAGAAGGAGGGCATCGACAGCCGCGTCCAGACCGCCATCACCATGGGCCAGGTCGCGGAGCCGTACATCCCGCTGCGCGCCGTCCGCCACCTGGAGAAGGGCCGCGTCGTCATCTTCGGCGCCGGTATGGGCATGCCGTACTTCTCCACCGACACCACGGCCGCCCAGCGTGCCCTGGAGATCGACGCCGAGGCCCTGCTCATGGGCAAGAACGGCGTCGACGGGGTCTACGACTCCGACCCGAAGACCAACCCGGACGCGGTGAAGTTCGACGCGCTGGGGTACAACGAGGTGCTGTCCCGGGACCTCAAGGTCGCCGACGCCACGGCCATCACGCTGTGCCGCGACAACCTGCTGCCGATCCTGGTCTTCGAACTGCTCGCCGAGGGCAATATCGCCCGCGCCGTCAAGGGTGAGAAGATCGGCACGCTCGTGAGCGACCAGGGCACCCGGGCCTGA
- the tsf gene encoding translation elongation factor Ts, whose product MANYTAADVKKLRELTGAGMLDCKNALVEADGDVTKANEILRVKGLKGVAKREGRSAENGAVTSLISEDATSGVLVELKCETDFVAKSPKFLAVADQLAAHVAATKPADIEALLASEIEPGKTVQAFVDEANANLGEKIVLDRFAAYEGAFVASYMHRTMPDLPPQIGVLVELDKADADLAKGIAQHIAAFAPKYLTAEDVPAEIVESERRVAEETTRAEGKPEAAIAKIVEGRVNGFFKDATLLGQPYALDNKKSVQKVLDEAGVTLKRFARIKVGI is encoded by the coding sequence ATGGCGAACTACACCGCCGCTGACGTCAAGAAGCTCCGCGAGCTCACCGGCGCCGGCATGCTGGACTGCAAGAACGCGCTCGTCGAGGCCGACGGCGACGTCACCAAGGCCAACGAGATCCTGCGCGTCAAGGGCCTGAAGGGTGTCGCCAAGCGCGAGGGCCGTTCCGCCGAGAACGGTGCCGTCACCTCCCTGATCTCCGAGGACGCCACCTCCGGCGTGCTCGTCGAGCTCAAGTGCGAGACCGACTTCGTGGCCAAGAGCCCGAAGTTCCTGGCCGTCGCCGACCAGCTCGCCGCCCACGTGGCCGCCACCAAGCCCGCCGACATCGAGGCGCTGCTGGCGTCCGAGATCGAGCCCGGCAAGACCGTCCAGGCGTTCGTGGACGAGGCCAACGCCAACCTCGGCGAGAAGATCGTCCTGGACCGCTTCGCGGCGTACGAGGGTGCCTTCGTGGCCTCCTACATGCACCGCACCATGCCCGACCTGCCGCCGCAGATCGGTGTCCTGGTCGAGCTGGACAAGGCCGACGCCGACCTGGCCAAGGGCATCGCCCAGCACATCGCCGCCTTCGCGCCGAAGTACCTCACCGCCGAGGACGTCCCGGCCGAGATCGTCGAGTCCGAGCGCCGCGTCGCCGAGGAGACCACCCGCGCCGAGGGCAAGCCCGAGGCCGCGATCGCCAAGATCGTCGAGGGTCGCGTCAACGGCTTCTTCAAGGACGCCACGCTGCTCGGCCAGCCGTACGCGCTGGACAACAAGAAGTCCGTCCAGAAGGTTCTGGACGAGGCCGGTGTCACCCTGAAGCGCTTCGCCCGCATCAAGGTCGGCATCTGA